A genomic window from Algoriphagus sp. Y33 includes:
- a CDS encoding polysaccharide lyase family 1 protein translates to MKSVVYLFLFQLFFLSAYAQQLAFPTAEGFGRYTSGGRGGKVLIVDNLNDSGPGSLREAVNSSGKRTIVFQVSGNIELQSRLTIKNGNLTIAGHSAPGDGITIQNYPLVLDADNLIIRYIRVRVGDKAKKELDAITGVKRKNLIIDHCSFSWGNDEVASFYDNENFTLQWSIISEGLHHSYHATGRAHGYGGLWGGKKASFHHNLMAHLYARLPRFNGSRYHKKPDEELVDFRNNVLYNWVNYSSYGGEGGNHNLINNYYKYGPATQEDQKYRMLRIMEPQGKFYINGNFIYGDPSGSQDNWHGGNWKGPVRGNEVAKARMGKPFPLSEISQDTPQDAFEKVLKKAGASYRRDLIDQRIVKEIEMGTATYGDNGMIDSQEDVGGWPTLESIPNPKDSDLDGIPDSWELSNGLDPSDPADSKNIAANTHYSHLELYLEELLNPKNEPATLLDRLFKILKGTP, encoded by the coding sequence ATGAAATCAGTGGTATATCTATTTCTCTTCCAACTGTTTTTCCTTTCTGCCTATGCCCAGCAATTGGCTTTTCCTACTGCCGAAGGCTTTGGCAGATATACTTCCGGAGGAAGAGGGGGAAAAGTTTTAATAGTTGACAATCTAAATGATAGCGGTCCGGGCAGTTTAAGAGAAGCTGTGAATTCTTCAGGCAAACGGACAATTGTCTTTCAGGTTTCGGGTAATATTGAACTTCAGAGTAGATTGACCATTAAGAATGGAAATCTTACTATTGCAGGCCATTCTGCTCCCGGCGATGGGATCACAATTCAAAACTATCCCCTGGTATTAGATGCAGATAATTTAATCATCCGCTATATCAGAGTTAGAGTTGGAGATAAAGCCAAAAAGGAGCTTGATGCTATCACAGGAGTAAAAAGGAAAAACTTGATTATTGATCATTGTTCATTTAGCTGGGGGAATGATGAAGTAGCGTCTTTCTATGACAACGAAAACTTCACTTTGCAATGGTCAATTATATCTGAAGGTCTACATCATTCCTATCATGCTACAGGAAGAGCTCACGGCTATGGAGGTCTATGGGGTGGTAAGAAAGCTTCATTTCATCATAACCTAATGGCCCATCTTTATGCCAGACTTCCCCGGTTCAATGGATCCAGGTATCACAAAAAACCGGATGAAGAACTTGTTGACTTTCGCAACAACGTGCTGTATAATTGGGTGAATTATTCGTCCTATGGCGGAGAAGGGGGCAATCATAATCTGATAAATAACTACTATAAGTATGGACCTGCCACTCAAGAAGATCAAAAGTATAGAATGCTTAGAATTATGGAACCTCAAGGAAAATTCTACATCAATGGCAATTTTATCTATGGGGATCCCTCCGGCTCTCAAGACAACTGGCATGGAGGCAATTGGAAAGGACCTGTGAGAGGCAATGAGGTCGCTAAAGCAAGAATGGGTAAACCATTCCCTCTTTCCGAAATATCACAAGACACACCCCAAGATGCTTTTGAAAAAGTTTTGAAAAAGGCAGGAGCTAGTTATAGAAGAGATTTGATTGATCAAAGGATTGTCAAAGAAATAGAAATGGGCACGGCAACTTACGGTGACAATGGAATGATAGATAGTCAAGAAGATGTAGGAGGATGGCCAACATTAGAAAGCATCCCAAATCCTAAAGATTCTGATTTAGACGGCATTCCGGACAGCTGGGAACTCAGTAATGGTCTAGACCCATCTGACCCTGCCGATTCAAAAAATATTGCCGCTAATACCCACTATTCACACCTGGAATTATATCTTGAAGAATTGCTTAATCCTAAAAATGAACCCGCTACTTTATTGGACAGATTATTTAAAATCCTGAAAGGAACCCCTTGA
- a CDS encoding capsule assembly Wzi family protein: protein MWLSSMGFSQNLNTATPVLEEYLRREQVKGAFNPDYSFQIRPISIDGRDSTSSSRAVLSFLAGKNPSNPNVRFNILPVISSSEFNSKRPYGWGNKGMIPNVGAQTYLSTGFYARFHFLEIQFQPEYVYAQNKSFQGFSENFPARVIQSRFFFWNNADTPERFGDDAYSRFWWGQSRFNLIAGPINFGVSTQNIWWGQGQFNSLVFSDNAEGFPHLYLSTRRPIKTIVGNFEAQIIMGTLENSGLEPTQNEFLNGRYFEPFDGDWRYLNGMTVTYNPKFLQGLFLGFSRTFQQYNKYRVKDFGGYFPIFEGFQKEKFLTNGNSIEYDSNGQDQQVVLSLRYLATKANFEIYAEYGRRDHALNWRDFILNPEHARAYLFGFQKLFNTFRGNDFIQVRGEMTHQSESVNRYIRYLGLSGNQSWHTHGKARGFVNYGQTLGVGSGVGSNVQTLEISKVSGFDKRGIVLERLANNQDFFYRAFGQNSEKKPWIDYSIGLLWDQQWNNFILSGKAQFIKSYNYQWQSAEDSSPEFPKGYNPFAFYGTVNLIYQIGR, encoded by the coding sequence ATGTGGCTGAGTTCAATGGGTTTTTCGCAAAATCTAAATACAGCTACCCCCGTACTTGAGGAATATCTCCGAAGAGAACAAGTAAAGGGGGCTTTTAATCCTGATTATTCATTTCAAATAAGACCGATTAGTATAGATGGTAGAGACTCTACGTCATCCTCCAGAGCTGTTTTATCTTTTTTGGCAGGAAAGAATCCATCCAATCCTAACGTGCGATTCAATATTCTGCCTGTAATTTCCAGCTCTGAATTTAATAGTAAAAGACCTTATGGTTGGGGCAATAAGGGCATGATTCCCAATGTGGGTGCTCAGACTTATTTAAGCACTGGGTTTTATGCCAGATTTCATTTTCTGGAAATACAGTTCCAACCAGAGTACGTATATGCTCAAAATAAATCCTTTCAAGGTTTTTCGGAAAATTTTCCTGCTAGAGTTATTCAATCCAGATTCTTTTTTTGGAATAACGCAGACACCCCGGAGAGATTTGGAGATGATGCATATTCTAGATTTTGGTGGGGGCAATCACGTTTCAATCTGATAGCAGGTCCAATAAATTTTGGGGTTTCTACCCAGAACATTTGGTGGGGACAGGGACAGTTCAATTCATTGGTTTTTAGTGATAATGCAGAGGGTTTTCCACATTTGTATTTGAGTACCAGGCGACCGATTAAAACAATTGTGGGGAATTTTGAAGCACAGATTATCATGGGAACGCTGGAGAATAGTGGTTTGGAACCCACCCAAAATGAGTTTTTGAATGGGAGATATTTTGAACCCTTTGACGGTGACTGGAGATACCTCAATGGAATGACAGTTACTTACAATCCTAAATTCTTACAGGGTTTGTTTCTTGGTTTTAGCCGAACATTTCAGCAATACAATAAATACCGCGTAAAGGATTTTGGCGGCTACTTTCCAATATTTGAAGGATTTCAAAAAGAGAAATTTTTAACAAATGGCAATTCTATAGAGTATGATAGTAATGGTCAAGATCAACAGGTAGTCTTATCATTACGCTATCTGGCTACAAAGGCCAACTTTGAAATATATGCCGAATATGGGAGAAGAGATCATGCATTAAATTGGCGTGATTTTATTCTGAACCCTGAACACGCCAGGGCATATTTGTTTGGTTTTCAGAAGCTTTTCAATACGTTTAGGGGAAATGATTTTATTCAGGTAAGAGGAGAAATGACTCATCAGTCAGAATCAGTCAATCGCTATATCAGATACCTTGGGCTATCTGGAAATCAGTCGTGGCATACGCATGGAAAGGCCCGGGGATTTGTAAACTATGGCCAGACGCTAGGAGTGGGAAGTGGGGTAGGATCCAATGTGCAAACTCTAGAAATTTCAAAGGTTTCTGGATTTGATAAACGGGGGATTGTCCTTGAGCGCTTGGCAAATAATCAAGACTTCTTCTATCGGGCATTTGGACAGAATTCAGAGAAAAAGCCTTGGATCGATTACAGTATAGGGCTATTGTGGGATCAGCAATGGAATAATTTCATACTAAGCGGCAAAGCCCAATTCATCAAAAGCTATAATTACCAGTGGCAAAGCGCTGAGGATAGCTCCCCCGAATTTCCCAAAGGATACAACCCTTTTGCATTCTATGGAACTGTAAATCTGATCTATCAAATCGGTAGGTAA
- a CDS encoding nucleotide sugar dehydrogenase → MNTELKDVKIAIIGLGYVGLPLAVEFAKKYTTIGFDIDTKRIGELNAGRDNTLEIADELLQSVLVKNFDMPDTNGLLVTTQSSYLADCTVYIVTVPTPTDKHNRPVLTPMLKASENIGRYLKKGDVVIYESTVYPGVTEEECVPVLEKVSGMKFNEDFFAGYSPERINPGDKEHTVAKILKVTSGSTPEIAEFVDQLYRTVITAGTHKASSIKVAEAAKVIENSQRDINIAFVNELSKIFNLLGIDTNEVLEAAGTKWNFLKFKPGLVGGHCIGVDPFYLAQKAQEMGYHPEIILAGRRLNDSMGKHVATEVVKLMMRKDIKVIDSKVLILGFTFKEDCPDVRNTRVIDIYRELQTYDMEVDVFDPWASREEVIHEYGITMLDKSNTIDLSSYSSVILAVAHKEFLKLPISKSASQVVFDVKGVLEKDRIDARL, encoded by the coding sequence ATGAATACAGAATTAAAAGACGTAAAAATTGCCATTATCGGATTAGGGTATGTTGGACTTCCTTTGGCAGTGGAGTTTGCAAAAAAGTACACTACAATCGGATTTGATATTGATACTAAGCGGATAGGGGAACTGAATGCAGGAAGGGACAATACGCTTGAGATTGCCGATGAGTTGCTTCAGTCTGTACTCGTGAAGAATTTTGATATGCCTGATACAAATGGGTTGCTTGTAACTACTCAATCCTCCTATCTTGCTGATTGTACAGTGTATATCGTTACGGTGCCTACACCTACAGATAAACATAATCGCCCGGTATTGACTCCAATGCTGAAAGCATCTGAGAACATTGGTCGGTACCTCAAAAAAGGAGATGTGGTCATCTATGAGTCTACAGTATATCCCGGTGTTACAGAGGAAGAATGCGTGCCTGTACTTGAGAAAGTATCAGGAATGAAATTCAATGAAGATTTTTTTGCCGGCTACTCCCCGGAGCGGATTAATCCGGGAGACAAGGAGCATACGGTTGCCAAGATTCTGAAAGTCACCTCTGGCTCTACACCCGAAATCGCGGAGTTTGTAGATCAGCTCTACCGCACCGTCATTACGGCAGGAACTCACAAAGCATCTTCTATCAAAGTGGCGGAGGCAGCCAAGGTGATAGAGAATTCCCAGCGGGATATCAACATTGCTTTTGTAAACGAACTGTCAAAAATCTTCAACTTACTGGGGATAGATACGAATGAGGTTCTGGAAGCTGCCGGTACCAAGTGGAATTTTCTGAAATTCAAACCGGGATTGGTAGGAGGGCATTGCATAGGGGTAGATCCCTTCTATTTGGCACAAAAGGCCCAAGAAATGGGATATCACCCCGAAATCATCTTGGCAGGACGCCGACTGAACGACAGCATGGGGAAGCATGTCGCTACTGAAGTGGTCAAATTGATGATGCGTAAGGACATCAAGGTAATCGATTCCAAAGTTTTGATTTTGGGATTTACTTTTAAAGAGGACTGTCCGGATGTACGAAATACACGGGTTATAGACATCTATCGGGAGTTACAGACTTATGATATGGAGGTGGATGTATTTGATCCATGGGCAAGCCGTGAAGAAGTAATTCATGAATATGGAATCACTATGTTGGATAAGAGCAATACGATTGATTTGTCTTCCTATTCTTCGGTGATACTTGCCGTGGCACACAAGGAATTCCTAAAGCTTCCAATATCCAAATCAGCTAGTCAAGTGGTATTTGATGTTAAGGGAGTTTTGGAAAAGGATCGGATTGATGCAAGACTTTAA